The Bos mutus isolate GX-2022 chromosome 12, NWIPB_WYAK_1.1, whole genome shotgun sequence genome includes a window with the following:
- the CYSLTR2 gene encoding cysteinyl leukotriene receptor 2, with the protein MERKLVSLSPSISASEMETNSTFSDHHSNRNCTAEDFKREFYPIVYLVIFIWGALGNGFSIYVFLQPYRKSTSVNIFMLNLATSDLLFTATLPFRVDYYLRGSNWIFGDLSCRIMSYSMYVNMYSSIYFLTVLSVVRFLATVHPFRLLHATSVRNAWIVCGIIWIFIMASSTTLLNNGSELKGNVTLCLELNRNKAPKLKTMNYIALVVGFLLPFCTLSICYMLIIRALLKAEVPELGLRLSHRKALTTIIIALVIFLLCFLPYHILRTLHLLQWKADICRDSLHKAVAITLALAAANSCFNPLLYYFAGENFKDRLKSALRKDHPQEPKCSFPFCVWLKNETRGTLQESLLLQNKRVNQDKGKHDI; encoded by the exons ATGGAAAGAAAACTTGTGTCCTTATCTCCATCCATATCCGCATCAGAAATGGAAACCAACAGCACCTTCAGCGATCACCATAGCAACAGGAACTGCACAGCTGAAGACTTTAAGAGAGAATTTTACCCCATTGTGTACCTGGTAATATTTATCTGGGGAGCCTTGGGAAATGGCTTTTCCATATATGTTTTCCTGCAACCTTATAGGAAGTCCACATCTGTGAACATTTTCATGCTCAATCTGGCTACTTCAGATCTCTTGTTCACAGCCACACTGCCCTTCAGGGTGGACTATTACCTCAGAGGGTCCAATTGGATATTTGGGGACCTGAGTTGCAGGATTATGTCTTACTCTATGTATGTCAACATGTACAGCAGCATTTATTTCCTGACTGTGTTGAGTGTGGTGCGTTTCCTGGCAACCGTTCACCCCTTCCGGCTCCTTCATGCCACTAGCGTCAGGAATGCCTGGATTGTTTGTGGCATCATATGGATCTTTATCATGGCTTCCTCAACAACGCTTCTGAACAATGGCTCTGAGCTGAAGGGCAATGTCACGTTGTGCTTGGAGCTGAATCGTAATAAAGCTCCTAAACTGAAGACCATGAACTACATTGCCCTGGTGGTGGGCTTTCTGCTGCCCTTCTGCACACTCAGCATCTGCTACATGCTGATCATTCGAGCTCTGTTGAAGGCGGAGGTCCCAGAATTAGGGCTGCGGCTTTCTCACAGGAAGGCATTGACCACCATCATCATTGCCTTGGTCATCTTCCTCCTGTGTTTCTTGCCCTATCATATACTGAGAACCCTCCACCTGCTCCAGTGGAAGGCGGATATATGCAGAGACTCGCTGCATAAAGCTGTGGCCATCACACTGGCTTTGGCGGCAGCCAACAGCTGCTTCAACCCTTTGCTTTATTACTTTGCTGGGGAGAATTTTAAGGACAGACTAAAGTCTGCACTCAGGAAAGATCATCCACAGGAACCAAAGTGCAGCTTTCCTTTCTGTGTGTGGCTGAAAAACGAAACAAGAGG AACCCTACAGGAGAGTTTGCTTCTCCAAAATAAGAGAGTAAACCAAGATAAAGGAAAACATGACATCTAG